One Gouania willdenowi chromosome 24 unlocalized genomic scaffold, fGouWil2.1 scaffold_320_arrow_ctg1, whole genome shotgun sequence genomic window carries:
- the ncoa1 gene encoding nuclear receptor coactivator 1 isoform X3: protein MSAVGDAPLDPATPEPRKRKSSPCDTSGQSGEKRRRELECRYIEELAELLSSNMADITSLSAKPDKCHILKSTVDQIQQIKRREQEKAALRSLDDDVQKSDISSSSQGLVEKEALGPMLLEALDGFFFVVNGEGRIVFVSENVTSYLGYTQEELMASSVYSVLHVGDHSEFVRNLLPKSLVNGVPWPQEPARRNSRTFNCRMLKRPPDEADSENLEARQQYEIMQCFTVSQPRAVVQEDGDELQSCLICIACRIPRTQPVSTESFITKQDPTGKIVSIETSALRATGRPGWEDLVRKCIYAFFQPQGKEPSHAKKLLHEVMTHGTAISPLYRFTLTDGTPLSAQTRCKFCCPPNPDVQPFIMGIHTIDREHNTASSQENTNPSLPPAPQTPSLAPQGSGLTTAGLQTNNSNTSSHGHSPAMPTRTISSPLTAAPTSFMSPRVPRPSPGSVGSPRALSRQQSGGDGSAKASSSSPGFQRQSSTPGDEGGDGNSRLNLLLDSNGTGSPHSPPHPAPQCPASHSSLTERHKILHRLLQDSNPNDATTAAEDGASKTDVDIKKEPPASPAPASAGLRAGAREPQDHQLLRFLLDTDEKDLGDLPPPSALSLQTVRVKVEKRGSTDGPACAGSAHLAAAGSHKVTTGSRGVSPMSSPVGESRRDSRDSTLSGGAVDLDSLTQLLPGLRGPSGAKHVDEDPSNPDSAAPPPTQLQSPLPQLQSPSPQLKIQSPTQLQPGEAGAPRSVKREPPGTPNRGLSDSGPPSGSSLHSQSSFDFCNPPTPSQQQGQGEPFHTPRDSSPFPEGDAINPFSSSTGVTKLDVGDSPFQPLSDSLSFDGLGTALQAPLASPQEQCVPCSLDDVLGPPTTPEARNDEKALLEQLVTFLSGTDESELAELDKALGIDKLVQGGCFDVLPQTFPPQQPPPFDPKLLSFSSQFSPTHFPPEVAPLQQPLGFGAPRATFPTGASGVARPQGAGPLVRLPPNQLRLQLQQRLQGPQQTRLAAVGSFPGGAQHVNLGIRQTVQQPQMPSQPPLNAQMLAQRQRELYSIQHRQRQLFQQKVMMMRQNMAAPPTGVAAGPVGAAPRLPNAAQTPPPQQQQFSLPAGYSPMTGTPPTSPGHFSPPTGSPLDGKLSLRLPLGSPTLFNSTVSPALQQGLFQQFGGSAVVQSDAAFPAEMSPTSPLLSPQNSTSQSPLLQQAPPPGYQSPDMKSWQQSSMGGLFSQSSQSAAQAFGQQGVYNNMSITVSMAGGSGSVASLPPMGGQPVGLGNGNVSNVGSVCNEQQVQQVQVFADVQCTVNLVGGDPYLNQTSIGSIGAAAQQKLPGAQGAQSSQAQQKSLLQQLLTE from the exons TGGGTTCTTCTTCGTGGTTAACGGCGAGGGCCGCATCGTCTTCGTCTCTGAGAACGTGACGAGTTACCTCGGATACACTCAGGAAGAGCTGATGGCCTCCAGCGTCTACAGCGTGCTCCACGTGGGGGACCACAGTGAATTTGTTCGCAATCTGCTGCCCAAAAGCCTGG TGAACGGTGTGCCGTGGCCCCAGGAGCCGGCGCGGAGGAACAGCCGCACCTTTAACTGTCGCATGCTGAAGCGGCCGCCGGACGAGGCCGACTCTGAGAACCTGGAGGCGCGGCAGCAGTACGAGATCATGCAGTGTTTCACCGTCTCTCAGCCCCGCGCCGTAGTGCAGGAGGATGGAGATG AGCTGCAGAGCTGCCTGATCTGCATCGCCTGTCGGATCCCACGCACGCAGCCCGTCAGCACTGAGTCCTTCATCACCAAGCAGGATCCTACAG GGAAGATTGTCTCCATAGAAACCAGCGCTCTGCGAGCGACAGGCCGGCCTGGCTGGGAGGACCTGGTCAGGAAGTGCATCTACGCCTTTTTTCAGCCACAGGGCAAAGAGCCGTCTCATGCCAAGAAGCTGCTGCACGAGG tgATGACCCACGGCACGGCCATCAGCCCTCTGTACCGCTTCACGCTGACCGATGGGACGCCGCTCAGCGCTCAGACACGCTGCAAGTTCTGCTGCCCCCCCAACCCGGATGTACAGCCCTTTATTATGGGCATTCACACTATTGACAG GGAACACAACACTGCTAGCTCTCAGGAAAACACTAACCCCAGCCTTCCGCCAGCCCCCCAGACCCCGTCCCTTGCCCCCCAAGGCTCAGGCCTCACCACCGCAGGCCTTCAAACCAACAACAGCAACACCTCCTCCCACGGACACAGCCCGGCCATGCCCACCCGGACCATCAGCAGCCCCCTCACAGCCGCCCCTACCTCGTTTATGTCACCCCGGGTGCCGCGGCCCAGCCCCGGGTCGGTGGGCAGCCCCCGGGCCCTCAGCAGGCAGCAGTCGGGGGGTGACGGCAGCGCCAAGGCGTCGTCGTCCTCTCCTGGCTTTCAGAGACAATCCAGCACTCCAGGGGACGAAGGTGGAGACGGAAACTCCCGACTCAACCTGCTCCTGGACAGCAACGGAACGGGGTCGCCTCACTCACCCCCGCACCCCGCTCCTCAGTGCCCCGCCTCCCACAGCAGCCTCACCGAGCGCCACAAGATCCTCCACCGGCTGCTCCAGGACAGCAACCCCAACGACGCTACCACCGCCGCAGAGGACGGCGCCAGCAAGACAGATGTGGACATCAAGAAGGAGCCGCCCGCCAGTCCGGCCCCCGCATCAGCCGGACTTAGGGCCGGAGCCAGAGAACCTCAGGATCACCAGCTCCTGCGCTTCCTCCTGGACACGGATGAAAAG GACTTGGGTGACCTGCCACCTCCGTCCGCTCTCAGCCTTCAGACGGTTCGGGTCAAGGTAGAGAAGAGAGGCAGCACAGACGGACCGGCCTGTGCAGGCTCCGCCCACCTCGCTGCCGCCGGTTCACACAAAGTCACCACAGGATCCCGCGGTGTCAGCCCTATGTCCAGTCCTGTGGGAGAGAGCCGCCGCGACAGCAGAGACTCCACG tTGTCTGGAGGAGCGGTGGACCTGGACTCTCTCACCCAGCTGCTTCCTGGTTTGAGGGGCCCTAGCGGAGCCAAACACGTTGACGAGGATCCATCCAACCCAGACTCAGCCGCCCCGCCCCCGACCCAGCTCCAGTCGCCCCTCCCCCAGCTCCAGTCCCCCTCCCCTCAGCTCAAAATCCAGTCGCCCACCCAGCTCCAGCCCGGAGAGGCCGGGGCGCCCCGCAGCGTAAAGCGGGAACCTCCCGGGACCCCCAACAGAG GCCTCAGTGACAGTGGCCCCCCCTCTGGCTCCAGCCTCCACAGTCAGTCCTCCTTTGATTTCTGTAACCCCCCCACGCCCAGTCAGCAGCAGGGCCAGGGGGAGCCCTTCCACACCCCCAGAGACAGCAGCCCCTTCCCAGAGGGCGATGCCATTAACCCTTTCAGCTCCAGCACTG gTGTGACTAAGTTGGATGTGGGAGACTCTCCGTTCCAGCCTCTGTCTGACAGCCTGTCCTTCGATGGTTTAGGGACGGCCCTGCAGGCCCCCCTCGCGTCACCACAGGA GCAGTGCGTTCCCTGCTCGTTGGATGACGTGCTGGGCCCTCCGACCACGCCCGAGGCCCGTAACGATGAGAAGGCTCTGCTGGAGCAGCTGGTGACGTTCCTCAGTGGGACGGATGAGAGTGAACTGGCTGAGCTGGACAAGGCGCTGGGCATCGACAAACTGGTGCAG GGCGGATGCTTTGATGTTCTTCCTCAGACTTTCCCCCCCCAGCAGCCCCCCCCCTTCGACCCTAAACTGCTCAGCTTCTCCTCCCAGTTTAGCCCCACCCACTTCCCCCCTGAGGTGGCCCCCCTGCAACAGCCTCTCGGCTTCGGCGCTCCGAGGGCCACGTTTCCCACCGGGGCGAGCGGCGTCGCCCGACCTCAGGGGGCAGGACCTCTGGTCAGGCTGCCACCCAATCAGCTGCGACTACAGCTGCAGCAGAGACTGCAGGGCCCGCAGCAG acgCGTTTGGCAGCCGTGGGCTCGTTCCCAGGAGGAGCTCAGCACGTAAACCTCGGGATTCGTCAGACGGTCCAACAACCTCAGATGCCCTCACAG CCTCCGCTCAACGCCCAGATGTTGGCCCAGCGTCAGCGTGAGCTCTACAGCATCCAGCACCGGCAGAGGCAGCTGTTCCAGcagaaggtgatgatgatgaggcaGAACATGGCCGCCCCCCCCACGGGAGTGGCGGCCGGACCCGTGGGGGCGGCCCCTCGCCTCCCTAACGCTGCTCAGACGCCGCcccctcagcagcagcagttcaGCCTCCCAGCAGGGTACAGCCCCATGACGGGAACCCCCCCTACCTCACCGGGTCACTTTAGCCCCCCCACAGGAAGTCCCCTGGACGGGAAGCTTTCCCTCCGCCTCCCGCTGGGCAGCCCCACCCTGTTCAACAGCACCGTCAGCCCCGCCCTGCAGCAGGGCCTGTTCCAGCAGTTTGGAGGATCAG CTGTCGTCCAATCAGACGCAGCGTTCCCTGCTGAGATGAGCCCCACCAGCCCGCTGTTGTCACCTCAGAACTCCACGTCCCAGAGTCCTCTGCTGCAGCAGGCCCCGCCCCCAGGCTACCAGTCACCTGACATGAAGAGCTGGCAGCAGAGCAGCATGGGCGG CTTGTTCAGCCAGTCCAGTCAGAGTGCAGCGCAGGCCTTCGGCCAGCAGGGGGTGTACAACAACATGAGCATCACCGTGTCCATGGCCGGGGGCTCAGGGAGTGTTGCCTCGTTACCCCCCATGGGGGGGCAACCGGTGGGATTGGGCAACGGCAACGTGAGCAACGTGGGCTCGGTGTGCAACGAGCAGcag GTGCAGCAGGTTCAGGTGTTTGCAGACGTCCAGTGCACGGTCAACCTGGTGGGAGGCGACCCCTACCTGAACCAGACCTCCATCGGATCCATCGGCGCCGCGGCTCAGCAGAAGCTTCCTGGAGCTCAGGGAGCGCAGAGCAGCCAAGCCCAGCAGAAGAGCCTCCTGCAGCAGTTGCTCACTGAGTga